The DNA sequence AGCTGCGCAGGAGACTTCAAGCTCTCATACACCAGACAGGTCCGGCCAGTATGGGCTTTGCTCTGCCAGGGGCCAAGGCTGTGGTTGGTGCTCTCCCTGCTTGCGCTTCAGTGACCCGTAGGGGGCCTGCAATGATGGGTGTTTGTCTGTTCTCTTCTCAGAGCTTCTTGGAGCAGGTCGGCGTCTTCCGGAACATCGCTGCACACTATAACATGAACTTCCTGCTGGAGACCATCGACTGGATCCTGAGCATGATAAtttagtgagagtgtgtgtgtgagggagggagagagagagagagtgagtgggagggagagagtgtgtgtgtgtgtgtgagggagggagagagagagagagtgagtgggagggagagagagtgtgtgtgggagggagagagagtgtgtgtgggagggagagagagtgtgtgtgggagggagagagagtgtgtgggagggagagagagtgtgtgtgggagggagagagagagtgtgtgtgtgtgtgtgtgtgtgtgtgatgtttattgACTCATTAAATTGTATTTAGGACCTGTTTTTATCATTatatactgaaaatgtacaaaTCTTTGTACAGCTGTCTGTACAAATCTTGAACCTACATCACTTTCTATAAAcgtttcattttccatttttaggATATTGGGGAAACAAATGTATAAGTGCTAATTACTgacagtgtgttttatttgaattaaatatttttatacacaaaataaagcCTTGATTTTTAATCTTTAGACTGTAGTAAGGTTTTGCAGGTAAAGACAGCTAGTCTGGCTTCCATAGTCTACTGAACAATTGTTTAAAGTGTTTGCTGCTCTGCTCACACTCAGTAAAGTTTTACACATCATGCCATTGGTAGGACTCTGCGGTAATTGCCTGGTTAGACAACActccttttttacatttaggacTTAAGATACTACAGCAGTGTTTGTCAGCTCCTGTTTAGGACCCCTCAAACTCTGGATTGTTCCATTTCAGGGCACTTTTGCCAATATCCTTCTGAAACGACCAGGGTATGAGACACCAGGCCACTGCTGTCGCATTATCTCTGAGTTCAAGTCTAAAGCAGCTTTTCTAATTCTAAAGGAGGTctgattttctatttttattcattgtgtTTGCGAAATTTCTTCTATGCAGTTGATAAAATCGAAACATTTTTTCATTCCTACTTTTTAGTGCCATGTCATGGTGAGTGTTGCTCTCCACTTTGTACGAAGGACTATGAAACCTGAGGAGACACCTTTACAGTATTTATCAATGTGTCCAGTCGCTGTACACTTCCAACGGGATGAAGTAAAGTCTGTCCTTCAGTACCTCAGTCTCACTCTCCCAAATATAACCCCAGATGAGGGTGGTGTCCTAAGATGAGTTCTGTGATGGAGATGGTTGAAGAGTAATTTAACCTGTGAGTCTAGTCACATTTCAAAAAgtggttcatttgggtttggcTTTGTTGTTGGGTGAGAATTTGGTGCTCAGGAATTATGTGGTTTCTCCTGTTTAGCTGTTACTGTCGTGTTCATGCAGCAAAACGAAGGAAAATGTGAACATCAGGGCTCCGGTTTTCTACCTTTTATAGTGGTGGTGCTCCTGGAATTTATACAATCAATATCGGTTATTAgagaatgtgtttatttggaaaTACCCAGTCATAGATGTGTTTTGAATGGTTGAAGCAGACCTCAGCCGAGGCTGTGTGGCTGCTGTGAGTACACCCTGTCCTGGTTTCAGTCTACTGGCTTGCCTGGAGAGGTGTGGGTTTAAGCCGGTCTCTTAGGAGGCTGATCCATAAACCTCAGACGCTGGAAATCGATTAGTCACTATTCATCAGACTGAAGAGCTAGGGGGGGTGCGTACTCGCTCTCCCTCAAACTCATTACAAAGGCCCATCTCACAGGAAGAGACGACATTATCACGTTACAACCCAGAAAGTGCTCCTCGTCATCCTTCCTGCTTTGGAGGCGCTTCTTGGAAAATGAGGATAAAAGGAATACATGTGGGGAAATGACTGAAAGTCTTTCTTCCCCATTTAGATCTTGAAAATAGCCACATGTGGGAGAGCACGTGCGCTAAATATCATGGCATTGCTCTTTCTATgtcatttttggttttttaagatgttttgttttgggcaGAACAAATATTATGTGATGTTTAGTCTTACATTTTGATCAATCATTTATGTTAGGGTAATGTATGAATGTAAAACTGCAGTTGTTATCACATCGAATGACGCATGCCACAACAATATTGCTAGCCAATATGTGATATTTATTACAGATTAAGATTATTTGATATGTGGTGTTAGATGCTGCATGTTGAAGCCAGAAAAAACAGAAGGCGACTTTGCTGAGCAGACCACTGCAGACTGCCTGCTGTCTGGTGTTCCAGCAGGGactatattgtttttgtttgtttgtctggttCGGTTTGgttttactttgctttttaACCCAGTCCTTTACCTAAGACTTTcgttcatgttttgttttcttgtcatGGTCAGGGTTTCTGCGTGACCTCAGTAACTGGGGGTAACGGTGGGCAGGGTTTCACAATGGCACGCCCTCTGAGAGGTCAGAGTGGGTGGAGCCATAGCTTGAGATTGTGAGCTGTGTCACTGCAGGTGGGCTGGACTCCTTAGATGTCTGAAACAACATTAGTAAAGCAATGTGTTACATtaaatacacattaaatatCACGCAAACTAGTAgaagtgtaaataaatattctagGTGTACTGTACTATATATTTTGTCTCttcaagatgttttttttaaagaaatgggtATTGTAGGACATTGCTAACAGATTTCTCAGGTTAAGGACACTGCCAAACTCAGCATTCAGTTTAgcattttcctttcctttccttagCTGTGGTACAGCAAAGACCAGAGCTGTGTAGCAGTGCTCCTTCTGGCCAGCCAGGGCCGGCTGTCTGCACCCCTGAAGCACAGGAATGCAGGCTCTGTGAAGGCTAGTTCTTTGGGGTTCATATCCTAGCGGTTCCACTTACATCATCAAACTTCCTCTCACTGTAGACCTCGTTCTTGTCAATGAACGTCAGCATGATCCAGTCACAGATAATAGAGCACTATGACACGATGAAGGTTTTGCATTGATTAATGTTGGTGCCTTTTCTCATATCttctttaaaataaagtgttacGATTAGAAGGCTTACTATTCCCACTGATGTCATGGCTGTGACTGTATTGATGATGGTGGGGATGAGGCTAAATTTTCCTGCCTGTAggggaaaaaatgtatacaGAGAAAGTGTGCGTCACTATTTCAATGTAACTGCACTAGAAACCCCAAAACAATTTATTGTGAGTAACATTACATGTCCATGTACGATGATGTCCAAACGAATCCCATAAGCTTTTATAAGCGATCTGTACTCCTCACCATCCTTGTAATAGTACTTGGCAAACCTAAAAGGTGtttcaaatgtcaaaaaaacaaacaaaacacttgagagcatcacacagacaaaagaaCTGTGGAGGAAAGACAATGCAGAGAATCATGAAGGTCTCCTGGACCCTCTACAGCTCGGGCAGTAAAAATGACCCATACCTGAAGTGGTACCCAGAGCTGGGTAGGTTTCTCCTGAGGTCCAACCTCCTAAATGAATAACTGGGAATACATGCTGATGGGTCGACGTCGAAGTCACACTTCCAGTTAATGAACACACCGATGACCCCACCCTAAGAAGAGTCAGCCAATGAGAACCTGTTAAGTGCTATGCCACAGGAGGTATAGCTCAGTGGTAGAGTGTTTGACTACAGATTAAAAGGTCCCTGGTTCAGATCTGGGTGCCCCCTTAGGCTGGTGACTAAGCAGTTTTTGGTCTGCTTTACTAGAATATCCaaccagaaggctgacttctaGGACACACGCTAAGTGTTTACTAACCAAGGTGTATGGTTCAGTGCTGTAGAACTGCTTGGAGATCTGGCTGCCCCCTTCATAATAACAACTTACTTTTCAGTAACCATCTGCTTAATTAGTGAAAGCAGCAAAGCAGTACTAAGAAGGTAGAACCACAGGACTGACCTGGTGTTTGTGATTAGGTTAAGCCCCcagttcttaaaaaaaaaaattctaactAGAAGGGGGCACCCAGACTTGAACTGGGGACCTCTTGATCTGCAGTCAAATGCTCTACCACTGAGCTATACCCCCTCCTGGTGACAGAGTGTAAATTGTTCCTTATACTTACAGTTCTGCAGAGTTCGCTAAACTTTTCTCTGGCTTGCTCAGCAATGTAGCCCAGTCTAAACACAGGGCAGTAAGGGCTCGTCTTCGAGTGATAATGACATTTCAGGAGTTTCTTAGGCTTTCTCGGTTTGATGTTTACCCTAAATCATTAGAATGACAGAGGACTGTGATGAGAACCTCTGAGCTTTAATAAACTCAACCTAGTTGAGGAATTGAAAAgctcaaaaatacaaatatcagTGTTTCTCTAAAAGCTATACATAAATAAGATAGTAGATTCACCTGAGCACTTTGAACTTTGGGAAGTGGATGGCATTCTTTATGAAGACAGTGAAGTTGATTGCTTCCACCAGTGCTGGCTCCCTTCCAGGAGAAAGGAACAACCCCGGAATGATGTTTACAGTAGCATTTTGGACTTAATCTTTAACTACAGTCATCTGCCTTTCACAGCTTTTATTTACCTCACTGCAGCAAACTCTTCAATGGGACACCAGCTTCTGATCTCACAGGTTTTGAATGTGTAGTTGTAGTAAGACACACACCGTCCTGTTCTCTGCCCTGTTATAAGAGTGGAATTAGTCGGACATTCATTTCCACCTATTTCACCTGAGAGAGTGACCAGAGTTACTCATTTGCACCCTTTTAGAATATAAGCATGAATTTCTCATGTGAAATCTGCTGTTATTAGATTTAAGACATTTGTAAAGACAAGGGTTGTGTTTTTTCCCACTGCTTCGTCGGGGCTTTTAATTAGTCTTTAAGTCCTTACCATGACCGCCAAAGTCCAGCTCACCCTTGACGCAGTCAGCATCTGTTGTGCAGTTTGCGTTGGGCACGTTGTAATGCTGCACAGGCAAGCAGTTCAAAACAAGCAATTCTCCAAGATGAAAGTTGACATCAGAGTGCACAGAATGTGAGTAGCTGATCCacaggtgtctgtctgtgggtgtctgtctgtgtgtgtgcgcgtgcacgtgtgtgtgtgtgcacgtgtgcgtgtgtgtgtgtgcgcgcgtgcgcgtgtgtgtgtgtttgggctcaCCTCAGCACACTTTCCCTGTCTTTGGTCGTACGTCACCTCCCTCTGTAGAATTGTGCTGATGACATTACCACCCTAGAGAAATAAGGACAACTACAGATTCTGCTACAGATTTGAATATCTGAGTTTACAAATCCCGTAAAATGCTTGGTGTCCCTTAACACCACAGCCATATCAAAAGTGTACATATTTTCACATAGTTTGGTCTCCAAAACAATGAACCATAGAAGACCCCTTTTAGAATCTGACAGTTCTGCGTTTAGTGAGTCGCGTGTGCATCTCTCGCCTCGGATGGTGTGACGTATTCTGTCGTGTCCCTCACGCTGTCTCCCAGCATTCCCATGCCCCTCATCTCGGTGTAGACCGAGCTCTCTGGTCTCGTCTCCGTGTCCTGATATGCCTTTTGACTGATAAACACATACCtgcatgggggtgggggaggggcgaggTTCAGGACAACAGGCGCAGAGCAGAACCTGAAGACATATTCCTGAAAAGTCGAAAGACTAAATGCGGgcacacagtacagtacataaTGTATTTCAGACTGGCAGCATGATATAGCGAAAATCTTCCATTTTTGATAAACAGAGATGCCCTTTATTCTACTATTTCTAATTAGAATTGTGTTAGTAGTTGCTGGCATCGTGCCTTATCAGCACATTTGGCATGAATGGACCATCTGACTCATTTCCCTATAGCtcaaaaatgaagaaacagcTCAAATGATCGAAAACACCAAGACAGCAGCCATTAACAGCATTAACAGCTGATGCATACAGTGTATTTATCAAGAAGTGACACAAGTGCCATCAACACAGTTACGTTCACAGGTACTGATGTGTTTCAGAGTTTTGCCTAATCCTCTGTGACCTGAGTTATACATTAGCAAGGAGAATCCCTCACTGTTGAAGCAATGGCTGTCAGAGTATCCTCACTGTAATTGAATTTTGTCCATTGGATTGCTCTTGCAGAAAACCTTCATTCTTCTCTACACATTGAATCAAGCTTGCTGTCTGAACACCTTTAAAGCATTAGCTTCTAAGGATGTCTGTCTAGAAATAAAACTGTGATTAAGACCATGCTTACTGTGCTGTTGCTTGAACTCAAGGAAGAAGTATTGGAAACATCCTCTGTCAACATTTTACATGTATGAAGGTAAACAATGCCAAAGCAAATTTAAATGCTCAAATTTTTAAACATCATAAGGAATATGCAGAATCAAGTAAGGCAGGCGTTATTTCCCTTTGAACAATTGTTGCTCATGACACAGTCATCTACGTTACCAGGAATCTTTGAGAAAAATCTCCCAAAAGCTTATTCTAACCACTGCTCCCTTTCAGCAaaattagcatttaaaaaaaatgtatccatGCAGACTAATACACAACTAAACACTGTGACCTTCACATGTATTATGGCAGGTTTATGttattgcatttgttttgaaAGTAGCCTATAACATTGTACTGTCTCATTTGTCAAGGGTTTACTAACAGACACATAGGGCTCAGTGCTGTAGGTATAATTACTAttcaaaacatctttttttccagtgtactggtgaaaataagtaataaaataacagaGCTTTTAGATACATTATGGCTTAAAATCTAACATTGTAATatttcttgttattttatttaataataacatataCAATAAAGAGATAAAtagtataaaacataaaaaggcatttttagatattttattacATACTTGTATATTTCAGTAGGATTCCTCTCCTATATCTTTTGTCAACCTTAATGTTAACAGAATACTAGACACTACTGTTGTAATAGATATTACATCAAATAATACTGAAATACTTGTGTAGCCTCCATCATAATCTGTTAATTTACTAAGATCATGCAAATACCTACCAAATAAAATATGTGATGACCAGTAATTGTACAGCTCTGTAAATAACGCCCAGTCTTCTGTTCTTCACTACCATTATCTTCGGTGTCTCATAGTCCCAAAACCCCAGAAAAAACTCCTTGAAGAACTCTATAAATCCCATATTGTAAAGAGCCACAAAAATCAGTGTAGAGAAGATACTGAATGTTCTTGAACACTTTCACTAAgatgagttctctctctctctctctctctctctctctctctctctctctctctctctctctctctctctctctctctctctctctctctctctctctctctccattttcctcAACTCCCAATAGGTCATTATCTAATTAGGGAGGTTCTTCTGCTTGTCAGTGCTGTTTATTAATGCCGTACGCAGGACagaattgtaataataataagttgtTCTGGATACTCTCACATTAAGCACCTGAAAGAGCTCAGAGCCGATGCTTTAAAAACTACAGATCATCAGCGATAACAGAAATCCTGTACCCACAGTAATCATCACATATATTATATCCCCTAACTACAACTGTCTGCGATGTGAGTAGTGACTTTTCGTGAAACGTGTATGTGAGATGTAAAAAAGGGAAAGCAgtacttatttttattcaggCATTTGTCTGGGCAGGCGCATGAGCTATTGGGTCACGATTTGACTGACGTCGCGCAGCACACGTGTAGACGAAAAACACGTTAGTTGTGCGTCCCAGTCGTTGTTTTTAACGTGTTTTGTCCATACGTAACGGAatctatatatttgtgtttagtGTAATCGGTAATCTTAGAATATCCCGCAATGGGAGGCTTACAGAAGAAGAAGGTAAGCAAAACAAGTGTTCTGTCACTTGAGAATAGCAGGCTGCtcgctcgctagctagctaagatactAGCTATGCTCACCTACGCCTTTAATCCAGTTTGATGGTTAGCGTTACAGCATTCATGGCCCCTTAGCGATCGACGTTAAACGCTTGACTCTAAAGGTCGACGGTTCTTCCAGCTGTAACCTACGTGGAAGGTTTTGAGAGTATGCTAGCCAGAACATTGGGAGCTTGTCTTGTTTTCCATGCGCTCCATCGCACTTCTGTTTAACTCGCTAGCGTTAGCTTGGTTAAACGTTGATGGGAtggtggttgtgtttcttttggtCAATACATGTCTGTTCTTTCTGTTAGGATCATTCCTTTTGCACAAAGCTAGAATTACCTTCACTAAACCTAACTTTAGGATATTCGGCATAGATATAAATTGCTATATTATTCTCTTTAACAAAAAAGGTCACCAAGACATTTCTTATTCTTGAAAAGATTGAGCGCTTTTGATTCAGTAAGGAATAGTTTTAACCACCTTTTTTCTGGTGCCTCTGTACTGTAGTGTACTCATGACCTTGACAACTTAATAATAAGTGTTGGTTAAACATGTGTAACTTGTCTTCTTTCCCTGCAGTATGAGAGTGGGTCTGCCACCAACTACATAAGCAGAAACAAAGCTCGCAAGAAGCTGAGTTTAAGTTTGGCTGATTTCAGGTCAGTGTTGGGCAAGAGATGGTCCTAATGACAATAAACAGGTTACACGTCCTGAAAGAGGTGCAACCTTGTCATTAAAAACCACATGATGTTATTAGTAAATATCCCTGTAAATGCTTCATCTTATTCATGCACTATTTCAGTTTGATTAATTTGTGTTTCTATGCTCACTGACATGCTGAGATTGtatatgtggttgtgtgtgtgtttaagctaATAATAGGATGCCACTCTTCTGTGCAGGCGGTTGTGCATATTGAAAGGAATTTACCCACATGAACCCAAACACAAAAAGAAGGTGAACAAGGGATCCACAGCCCAGAGGACCTTCTATCTCCTCAAAGACATCCGCTTCCTCATGCATGAGCCAATAGTGGGAAAGTTCAGGGAGTACAAAGTATGTGTGGCCTGTTCCAATGGAGCTGCATGTTCAAACCATTTCTTTGAGTGactgttttgtgtctttgtgccGATAGCATTTCGACAATTGGATATAAACCATACTGGAGCGTTACCATACTgttataatatataaaagaagAATCTTTTCATATTGTGTCTATATTCACAGAACATAATTGACATGAAAGCCGTGCATGTTGCTGTGTTTACCTGGTAGATATTTGTGCGCAAACTGCGGAAAGCATATGGCAAAGCAGAATGGGGCACAGCTGAGAAGCTGCGAGGCAACAAGCCTGGATACAAACTGGACCACATCATAAAGGAGAGGTGGGGAAAGAGGCCGTACCTCCTTTAAACAGCAGGGGGCGCACTTGCATTTTACAGGCTTCAGGGAAGAGCCTGCCAACAGCAGGAATTTGGCGCTGATTTGAGGACAGATGTGAGTTTTGATGGCTGGACAGTCAGTTCTCAATTTCTGACAGGTATCCCACGTTCATCGATGCTCTGCGCGACGTTGACGACGCCCTGTCGATGTGCTTCCTGTTCTCGACTTTTCCGCGGACAGGCAAGTGCCACGTTCAGACCATCGAGCTTTGCCGGCGTCTCAGTGTGGAGTGGATGAACTACATCATCACGTTGCGCTCTCTAAGGAAGGTAGGGGCTGTGTGGACTATATAGCACTGCTGCCTTTTATCGTCACATGGTTGTTCACCAGTGGTGATTGTTAGGAATCAGCTGGATTTGGGTTAGTTAGCattgatatctgtctgtaaagcgtccttgagtttgagaaaggcactatataatgtaacttatcatcattattattattattattattattattattattattattattataatttaccCAATCTAAAGTTAGCATTAACCATAACCACTAAAGCCATGTTCTGCCACGGGCTTGACTCATGCCCTTGTAACAGAGCTCACGGCTGTCCTCTGTCCTTTTGATAGGTGTTTCTGTCCATTAAAGGAATCTATTACCAAGCAGAGGTGCTGGGACAGATCATCACGTGGCTTGTACCATATCAGTTTGCTCATGATGTAAGTATATTGGGCCGCATATGTGCAAATTATGTCCATAGGTATCAAGTCTGTTCAAGGTCTAGTTTCCCAGAACGAGTCTGTGCTTGACCACAGTGCTGATCTTTGTCACGCCAATGTCGCAGAAGGCCGAAATATGCCCCGGTGTTCTGTGAGCGGTGATGAATCTGGGTATTCATATAAACCAACAGGATCTTCATTTTCATCCAAATATTGCAGGCCAGTCTTTAACCATGTCTCACTAAGGTTTCGCCAGTGTCTTAATATATTGTGAAGCATATCACATTCTGTACCAGTATAATTGTAATTTAGTGGTATTACAGCATGCAGCATCGGACGTTTGTAAAAGCACTGCCTATATTTTTGTGAAACCTTTTCCAATTTTAGCATTGCTTTGTGAAAAAGACCTACTTTGAGAAACTTTTACAGTGGTTGAGAGCGGTTTGCTTTCAGGTTTTCTGAATGCCTAAGACAGGCACACAGGCGTGCGTTTGGTGCAGAATCGTGGAATGTAACCTTGCTATGATGCAGGCTACGGGTGGAACTGACCTCCTCCCCAGCGAACGTGTTTACAGACACGATGACCCGCCCCGCCTGTTGTTGACATTACATCCACCGAtgctctctccctgcctgcATATCAAACACATTGTTAATAGATTTGAGTCTAAAACAAGCTAACTTAACACATCCTCGTCTGTTTACACGTGTTGCGCGGTGGCACACTGTGGAAAGGATTTTCTGAGGTGCGATGATGAGCTCGTCGCCGTTTAAAgccataaatgtgtgtgcgcgcggctCTTCCTCGGACAGCTCTCCTCGTTTGTCTAGGGTCgtgtgctctgctctctctcgcaCTGCGGGAAGGGTCACGTGGACAACACAGTCGTGCTCTTGGAGACTCGTAAGAGAGAAGTGATGAGTAGGAGATGCGTTCTTCATCCTAGTCAGCACGCCTGGTGAACGGGTCCCAGTATGTTTTTTTATCTGCGCTTAGATGAGttatacccacacccacactgagTAAAACAGATCAGTGTTGGAAATACAGCTGAGGAATATTGGATTCCTTCGTTGTTTTTGTAAACTTTGACCAGTATCAGTTGACGTGTGATTAAAACTACAGTAATAAACAATCACAATGCCACTATCTGTTGCTGACTTATAgacttttccttcttttcttttttaaaatgatatattagttagtgttttgttttacaacACAAGTGCATAAATCGTGTGGTGGAGTGACCTTCACTGGGATGTTACTGAGGCTGCGCTTGCTGGCTGGCGTCACAGGACAGATGGCTCACAGGCTATACCACTTATAAGAGCAGTAGACTGTTAACAGTGCTAGGAAAACTGTCCAGTtcctttttttaagtgtgtgtgtgtgtgtgtgtttgtgtgatcatTCAGCACCCTACAGATGTGGACTACAGGGTTATGGCCACCTTCACAGAACTCTACACTACTCTTCTTGGTTTTATCAACTTCCGCCTCTACCAGACCCTCAACCTCGTCTACCCGCCGAAGGTGACACACTCACAACCAGCAGTCATGCTGCACTTTGATTTGTTGTCTGAGTTTGGCTTTTATTGCAGCCTTCTGTCCCTAAGTGTGTGGACTTGGTCCAGGCTTgtttatggggtgtgtgtgtgtgtgtgtgtgtgtgtgtgtgtgtgtgtgtgtgtgtgtgtgtgtgtgtgtgtgtgtgtgtgtgtgtgtgtgtgtgtgtgtgtgtgtgtgtgtgtgtgtgtgtgtgtggctctgccTCTGCTAGCTGGATGggaagggagaggaagagtCGCGAGCCGAA is a window from the Electrophorus electricus isolate fEleEle1 chromosome 9, fEleEle1.pri, whole genome shotgun sequence genome containing:
- the p2rx2 gene encoding P2X purinoceptor 2, whose protein sequence is MGFIEFFKEFFLGFWDYETPKIMVVKNRRLGVIYRAVQLLVITYFIWYVFISQKAYQDTETRPESSVYTEMRGMGMLGDSVRDTTEYVTPSEGGNVISTILQREVTYDQRQGKCAEHYNVPNANCTTDADCVKGELDFGGHGQRTGRCVSYYNYTFKTCEIRSWCPIEEFAAVREPALVEAINFTVFIKNAIHFPKFKVLRVNIKPRKPKKLLKCHYHSKTSPYCPVFRLGYIAEQAREKFSELCRTGGVIGVFINWKCDFDVDPSACIPSYSFRRLDLRRNLPSSGYHFRFAKYYYKDGEEYRSLIKAYGIRLDIIVHGHAGKFSLIPTIINTVTAMTSVGICSIICDWIMLTFIDKNEVYSERKFDDTSKESSPPAVTQLTISSYGSTHSDLSEGVPL